Genomic window (Bacteroidales bacterium):
AAATTGAAACAACTTAAATTAAAGTTTTTAAACGGAATCCCGAATGAAAAATATTATTTAGTCGGAGAAATTCATAAAAACAATCCAAACCCTCTTGAAAACCGGTTTAAAGTTAATTTTGATAAATCAGGAAACGGAAAAATAATTTTCACAAAAAACGAAATTCAAGATTTTGACTTGAATAAATGGAATGACGATCGAAACTTGAATTTTAAACTTGTTAAAACAAAAGGAAAATGGGATTTTCCGGAATTTGCATATACAAAATTCGGACACAACTCAATAAGTCCGGAAAATATTAATAAAAACTTCGAAATTGAAATAGACTTAAGCATTAAAGACTTTAACAATATCTCAGTTCCTTATTTCAATAATAAAAACTATATTGCATATATAATTAAGCAAAAAAAAGAATCTGAATCACAACGCACAGAAAAAAAGCAACTTATAATAGCACATAATGCAAGTTCAGAAACTTTAACATTAAATATTGAAGAACTTAACAAACCTGATAATTGGAAAATAATTGTTGACAGTAAAAATACGGGGACGGAGGTTATTAATAATTCAGATGTAAAAATAGCATATAAAAAGGCTACAATTCCTCGAAAAAGTTCTGTTGTAATACAAAGTAAATAATTTCTGTTTAGTATTAAATTTTCTACTTTTACAAAAAAAACAGAAACATTGTATTGAGAATGATAAAAAAAGACATTTCATTATCACTAATAATCCCTGTATATAATCGTCCGGACGAAGTTGATGAACTTCTTGAAAGCCTGACAAAGCAGACAATAAGAGATTTCGAAGTTATTATTGTTGAAGACGGTTCGCAAAGGAAATGTGATAATATTGTCAATTCTTATTCAACACAACTAAATATTAAATATTTTTTTAAAGAAAACTCCGGACCCGGAACAAGCAGAAATTACGGAGCAGAACGAGCATCCGGCAATTACTTTGTAATATTAGATTCTGATTGTATTATCCCTGAAAAATATATTGAAATTGTTTTAAAAAATCTTAACGAAGACTATACAGATGCATACGGCGGACCCGATAAAGCACATAAAAGTTTTTCAAATTTTCAAAAAGCTGTAAATTACAGCATGACCTCTCTTTTTACAACAGGCGGAATACGCGGAAAAAGCGAAAACGTTGATAAATTCTTTCCGAGAAGTTTTAATATGGGATATTCAAAAGAAGTTTTTGAAAAAACAGGAGGATTTTCGAAAATGCGGTTCGGTGAAGATATTGACTTGAGCATCAGAATAATAAAAAACAAATTTAAAACAAGATTAATAAAAGATGCATTTGTCTATCACAAACGAAGAACAAGTATAAAACAATTCTTTAAGCAAGTATATAATTCCGGTATTGCAAGAATAAACCTTTATAAAAAATATCCTGAATCATTGAAAATTGTCCACTCATTCCCGTCTGTTTTTATCTCATGCGTATTTTTATTGTTAATCTTCTCATTTTTTATTTCACCATACTTTTTACTTCCCGTTATTTTACATATTTTATTAATCTTTTCAGACTCTTCAATTAAAAACAGTAGTTTAAAAATCGGAGCAGTTTCAATAATTACATCATATATTCAATTTATCGGCTATGGTTCCGGCTTTATATTTGCTTTTATAAAAAATGTTATTTTCAAAAAACAAATTTCAGGAGCTTTTAAAGATAATTTTTATGATTAAAATATGAAACAGCAATTTTTTCCTTTATTTCGACGTTATTTAGCTGTAATTTCAAATCATATTTTTACAAAATATTTTTTTTTAAAAAATTTGTAATTATCTTTGCTTCTTAAAATGTACTAATTATTGATTTTTAAATAAGAACTATGAGAAAAATCGTCTATTTCTTGCTGTTATTTTTGATTATACCTTTGATGTCTGATGCACAAAGATGGAAACACGAGCGACTGTCAGCATACGGAGGTGTCGGAACAAACTTTTTTCTTGGTGATTTAGGAGGCGGGGCAAAAGATGCTGCCCACTA
Coding sequences:
- a CDS encoding glycosyltransferase gives rise to the protein MSLSLIIPVYNRPDEVDELLESLTKQTIRDFEVIIVEDGSQRKCDNIVNSYSTQLNIKYFFKENSGPGTSRNYGAERASGNYFVILDSDCIIPEKYIEIVLKNLNEDYTDAYGGPDKAHKSFSNFQKAVNYSMTSLFTTGGIRGKSENVDKFFPRSFNMGYSKEVFEKTGGFSKMRFGEDIDLSIRIIKNKFKTRLIKDAFVYHKRRTSIKQFFKQVYNSGIARINLYKKYPESLKIVHSFPSVFISCVFLLLIFSFFISPYFLLPVILHILLIFSDSSIKNSSLKIGAVSIITSYIQFIGYGSGFIFAFIKNVIFKKQISGAFKDNFYD